A single window of Pungitius pungitius chromosome 20, fPunPun2.1, whole genome shotgun sequence DNA harbors:
- the rps6kc1 gene encoding ribosomal protein S6 kinase delta-1 isoform X1, with amino-acid sequence MISQRDSGELARFYTVTDPKKHPKGYTLYKVTARIISRKNPEDVQEITVWKRYSDFRKLHQNLWQLHKNVCSQSELFPPFAKAKVFDLRFVWRFDDSVVEERRQCSEDLLQFSANIPALYSSQHIQDFFKGGEVHDGSELIGPAEPFSDFLADTSSDCSSDVQRDISGADDLIITSEYGGPPSDKALTPLAVDTDSLAGLDDGTASGRTSPNQPQGGATNTTSSYSPRLSPFRRGRRTPSPAPASSAADPEAGRPGRASLFSGRLKKSGGNDPKDGKPDYLDGASELICLAVQKEKERDFQAAFSCYRSGVDLLLKGVQGEPSPTRREAVKKKTAEYLMRAEQIASQHLRSNMGQGSTQTAALGAQCCPSTTRGGQQSPSEELRAYRVLGVIDKVLLVMDKRTKEMFILKGLRKSSDCWRTKRTIMPHSVPHMVQLRKFVVSEDTVFLLLQYAEGGKLWSHIGKYLRDSSPEESFDIAFIQKSHTAAVHSPPHGAPRPDVDPAGSGSAPASSSAPVSELRSQAAALIASPGKRALPPGLAGAQSDSGATSEEECTNSYLTLCNEYEQDKVEPDALEEDGEEERSEQEVPSLEAPAATTTASSRSRSLLSNDSLSSPVSSQELGFFTEASDRSGHAPDHGEVFSPLPSPAAPLSLSQSKHTPMEFFRIDSKDSASEVTCPDPGEQRPSHKPVSLLSTSDLGSDVTEGPPERARDGAGHSAELWGLDCSDKGSNESVPVISFKEAAAEDEGHPPDLLVNLPAVGGTVDSSKEEVDAPGFRLGPEAAASPKKVIQPDVLQLHSQPEEGKEERELSPLRTTSASRDTSAASCSPFNSLWDDCGAAPGPPAHPTCQNTRLDLPGTDILDGKAAVPDTDGTQACAVAEGLFGPEGDPSRVVSNTGGCEFDKEVSRLFAELDELSLAASQVRIPEAFIRCWATEMVTALDSLHQDGIFCRDFNPNNILLDHQGHIQLTYFGSWNDVEESCDKEAIANMYCAPEVGGICEETAACDWWSLGAVLYELLTGTSLLRCHPAGIGRHTALSIPESVSEEARSLLEQLLQYNPVERLGAGAGGVDDIKSHPFFATVDWPK; translated from the exons ATGATATCGCAGCGGGACAGTGGAGAATTGGCTCGGTTTTATACTGTCACAGATCCCAAGAAGCACCCGAAAGGTTATACTCTGTACAAAGTCACCGCAAGG ATCATCTCCAGGAAGAACCCAGAGGACGTGCAAGAG ATAACGGTATGGAAGAGATACAGTGATTTCCGGAAGCTTCATCAGAACCTCTGGCAGCTGCATAAGAACGTGTGCAGCCAGTCGGAGCTGTTTCCCCCGTTTGCCAAGGCCAAAGTCTTCG ACCTGCGCTTTGTCT GGCGTTTTGATGACTCTGTAGTTGAGGAAAGAAGACAGTGCTCCGAGGATCTGCTGCAGTTCTCCGCTAATATCCCTGCTCTCTATAGCAGTCAGCACATCCAAGATTTCTTCAAG GGAGGCGAGGTCCACGACGGCTCCGAGCTCATTGGACCAGCTGAGCCCTTTTCAGACTTCTTGGCGGACACTTCATCAGACTGCAGCTCTGACG TTCAAAGAGACATTAGTGGTGCCGATGATTTGATCATCACATCTGAGTATGGTG GCCCGCCCAGTGACAAAGCCCTGACCCCCCTGGCTGTGGATACAGACTCCTTGGCTGGGCTGGATGATGGCACGGCCTCAGGCCGCACATCCCCAAACCAGCCACAGGGGGGAGCCACCAACACTACCAGCAGCTACAGCCCTCGCTTGTCCCCTTTCCGCCGCGGTCGCCGCACCCCGTCTCCCGCCCCCGCCTCCTCAGCAGCTGACCCCGAGGCCGGCCGGCCAGGCCGAGCGTCGCTCTTCTCCGGCCGTCTGAAGAAATCCGGCGGCAACGACCCAAAGGACGGGAAGCCCGACTACCTAGACGGAGCCAGCGAGCTCATCTGTTTGGCCGTTCAGAAGGAAAAAGAGCGGGACTTTCAGGCAGCTTTCTCCTGCTATCGCAGCGGAGTGGACCTGCTGCTAAAAGGAGTGCAAG GTGAGCCCAGTCCCACGCGGCGAGAGGcagtgaagaagaagactgCCGAGTATCTGATGCGTGCAGAGCAGATAGCCAGTCAGCATCTGAGAAGCAACATGGGTCAAGGGTCAACGCAGACTGCG gcTTTGGGGGCACAATGCTGCCCATCCACCACTAGAGGAGGCCAGCAGAGTCCATCTGAGGAGCTGAGAGCATACAGGGTGTTGGGGGTCATAGACAAG GTTCTTTTGGTCATGGACAAGAGAACAAAAGAGATGTTCATCCTGAAA GGTCTGAGAAAGAGCAGTGACTGTTGGCGTACGAAGCGGACCATCATGCCTCATTCTGTGCCCCACATGGTGCAGCTAAGGAAGTTCGTAGTCTCCGAAGACACAGTTTTCCTTTTGCTGCAGTATGCTGAAg GGGGCAAGCTGTGGTCTCACATTGGAAAGTACCTGCGTGATTCCAGCCCGGAGGAGAGCTTTGACATTGCCTTCATCCAGAAGAGCCACACGGCGGCCGTGCACTCTCCACCACACGGCGCGCCGCGGCCCGACGTGGACCCGGCCGGTTCCGGCTCCGCGCCGGCGTCTTCTTCTGCCCCCGTGTCCGAGCTCCGGAGCCAGGCGGCGGCGCTGATTGCGTCTCCCGGGAAACGGGCTCTCCCTCCCGGGCTCGCCGGGGCCCAGTCGGACTCTGGAGCTACCTCGGAGGAAGAGTGCACCAACAGCTACTTGACACTCTGCAACGAGTACGAACAAGACAAAGTCGAACCAGACGCGCtggaggaggatggggaggaggagaggagcgaacAGGAAGTGCCCTCGCTTGAGGCGCCCGCCGCTACGACCACCGCCTCCTCGCGCAGCCGCTCGCTGCTCAGCAACGACAGCCTCTCGTCGCCCGTCAGCTCCCAGGAGCTCGGCTTTTTCACCGAGGCGTCCGACAGAAGCGGCCACGCCCCCGACCACGGCGAGGTGTTCAGCCCTCTGCCGTCCCCCGCCGCGCCCCTGTCTTTGTCTCAGTCCAAGCACACGCCGATGGAGTTTTTCCGGATCGACAGCAAAGACAGTGCAAGCGAGGTGACCTGTCCGGACCCGGGGGAGCAGCGCCCCTCTCACAAGCCGGTTTCCCTCCTTTCTACGTCCGACCTGGGCTCGGACGTCACCGAGGGTCCTCCGGAGCGGGCGCGAGACGGCGCGGGCCACAGCGCCGAGCTTTGGGGGTTGGACTGCAGCGACAAAGGCTCCAATGAGTCGGTGCCGGTCATCTCGTTTAAAGAGGCAGCAGCGGAGGACGAGGGTCACCCGCCAGACCTTCTGGTCAACCTGCCCGCGGTGGGGGGGACTGTGGACTCTTCAAAAGAGGAAGTGGACGCCCCGGGGTTTCGCCTTGGCCCCGAGGCCGCTGCCTCGCCTAAGAAGGTCATCCAGCCCGATGTCTTACAGCTCCACAGCCAGCccgaggaggggaaggaggagcggGAGCTTTCACCTCTACGTACGACCTCTGCAAGTCGCGACACCAGTGCTGCGTCTTGCTCTCCCTTCAACTCGCTGTGGGACGACTGCGGCGCGGCCCCCGGGCCGCCGGCTCACCCTACATGCCAAAACACTCGCCTCGACCTCCCAGGAACTGACATACTAGATGGGAAAGCAGCGGTTCCTGACACAGACGGGACCCAGGCGTGCGCCGTGGCTGAGGGTTTATTCGGCCCAGAGGGTGACCCGTCGAGGGTCGTTAGTAATACAGGGGGCTGCGAATTTGACAAAGAAGTGTCGCGGCTGTTCGCGGAGCTGGACGAGCTGTCGCTGGCCGCGTCCCAGGTTCGTATCCCGGAGGCGTTCATACGCTGCTGGGCCACGGAGATGGTGACTGCCCTGGACTCTCTGCACCAAGACGGCATCTTCTGTCGAGACTTCAACCCCAACAACATCCTGCTCGACCACCAAG GTCACATTCAGCTCACCTACTTTGGCAGCTGGAATGATGTGGAGGAGTCCTGCGACAAGGAGGCCATCGCCAATATGTACTGTGCACCAG
- the rps6kc1 gene encoding ribosomal protein S6 kinase delta-1 isoform X2, translating to MISQRDSGELARFYTVTDPKKHPKGYTLYKVTARIISRKNPEDVQEITVWKRYSDFRKLHQNLWQLHKNVCSQSELFPPFAKAKVFGRFDDSVVEERRQCSEDLLQFSANIPALYSSQHIQDFFKGGEVHDGSELIGPAEPFSDFLADTSSDCSSDVQRDISGADDLIITSEYGGPPSDKALTPLAVDTDSLAGLDDGTASGRTSPNQPQGGATNTTSSYSPRLSPFRRGRRTPSPAPASSAADPEAGRPGRASLFSGRLKKSGGNDPKDGKPDYLDGASELICLAVQKEKERDFQAAFSCYRSGVDLLLKGVQGEPSPTRREAVKKKTAEYLMRAEQIASQHLRSNMGQGSTQTAALGAQCCPSTTRGGQQSPSEELRAYRVLGVIDKVLLVMDKRTKEMFILKGLRKSSDCWRTKRTIMPHSVPHMVQLRKFVVSEDTVFLLLQYAEGGKLWSHIGKYLRDSSPEESFDIAFIQKSHTAAVHSPPHGAPRPDVDPAGSGSAPASSSAPVSELRSQAAALIASPGKRALPPGLAGAQSDSGATSEEECTNSYLTLCNEYEQDKVEPDALEEDGEEERSEQEVPSLEAPAATTTASSRSRSLLSNDSLSSPVSSQELGFFTEASDRSGHAPDHGEVFSPLPSPAAPLSLSQSKHTPMEFFRIDSKDSASEVTCPDPGEQRPSHKPVSLLSTSDLGSDVTEGPPERARDGAGHSAELWGLDCSDKGSNESVPVISFKEAAAEDEGHPPDLLVNLPAVGGTVDSSKEEVDAPGFRLGPEAAASPKKVIQPDVLQLHSQPEEGKEERELSPLRTTSASRDTSAASCSPFNSLWDDCGAAPGPPAHPTCQNTRLDLPGTDILDGKAAVPDTDGTQACAVAEGLFGPEGDPSRVVSNTGGCEFDKEVSRLFAELDELSLAASQVRIPEAFIRCWATEMVTALDSLHQDGIFCRDFNPNNILLDHQGHIQLTYFGSWNDVEESCDKEAIANMYCAPEVGGICEETAACDWWSLGAVLYELLTGTSLLRCHPAGIGRHTALSIPESVSEEARSLLEQLLQYNPVERLGAGAGGVDDIKSHPFFATVDWPK from the exons ATGATATCGCAGCGGGACAGTGGAGAATTGGCTCGGTTTTATACTGTCACAGATCCCAAGAAGCACCCGAAAGGTTATACTCTGTACAAAGTCACCGCAAGG ATCATCTCCAGGAAGAACCCAGAGGACGTGCAAGAG ATAACGGTATGGAAGAGATACAGTGATTTCCGGAAGCTTCATCAGAACCTCTGGCAGCTGCATAAGAACGTGTGCAGCCAGTCGGAGCTGTTTCCCCCGTTTGCCAAGGCCAAAGTCTTCG GGCGTTTTGATGACTCTGTAGTTGAGGAAAGAAGACAGTGCTCCGAGGATCTGCTGCAGTTCTCCGCTAATATCCCTGCTCTCTATAGCAGTCAGCACATCCAAGATTTCTTCAAG GGAGGCGAGGTCCACGACGGCTCCGAGCTCATTGGACCAGCTGAGCCCTTTTCAGACTTCTTGGCGGACACTTCATCAGACTGCAGCTCTGACG TTCAAAGAGACATTAGTGGTGCCGATGATTTGATCATCACATCTGAGTATGGTG GCCCGCCCAGTGACAAAGCCCTGACCCCCCTGGCTGTGGATACAGACTCCTTGGCTGGGCTGGATGATGGCACGGCCTCAGGCCGCACATCCCCAAACCAGCCACAGGGGGGAGCCACCAACACTACCAGCAGCTACAGCCCTCGCTTGTCCCCTTTCCGCCGCGGTCGCCGCACCCCGTCTCCCGCCCCCGCCTCCTCAGCAGCTGACCCCGAGGCCGGCCGGCCAGGCCGAGCGTCGCTCTTCTCCGGCCGTCTGAAGAAATCCGGCGGCAACGACCCAAAGGACGGGAAGCCCGACTACCTAGACGGAGCCAGCGAGCTCATCTGTTTGGCCGTTCAGAAGGAAAAAGAGCGGGACTTTCAGGCAGCTTTCTCCTGCTATCGCAGCGGAGTGGACCTGCTGCTAAAAGGAGTGCAAG GTGAGCCCAGTCCCACGCGGCGAGAGGcagtgaagaagaagactgCCGAGTATCTGATGCGTGCAGAGCAGATAGCCAGTCAGCATCTGAGAAGCAACATGGGTCAAGGGTCAACGCAGACTGCG gcTTTGGGGGCACAATGCTGCCCATCCACCACTAGAGGAGGCCAGCAGAGTCCATCTGAGGAGCTGAGAGCATACAGGGTGTTGGGGGTCATAGACAAG GTTCTTTTGGTCATGGACAAGAGAACAAAAGAGATGTTCATCCTGAAA GGTCTGAGAAAGAGCAGTGACTGTTGGCGTACGAAGCGGACCATCATGCCTCATTCTGTGCCCCACATGGTGCAGCTAAGGAAGTTCGTAGTCTCCGAAGACACAGTTTTCCTTTTGCTGCAGTATGCTGAAg GGGGCAAGCTGTGGTCTCACATTGGAAAGTACCTGCGTGATTCCAGCCCGGAGGAGAGCTTTGACATTGCCTTCATCCAGAAGAGCCACACGGCGGCCGTGCACTCTCCACCACACGGCGCGCCGCGGCCCGACGTGGACCCGGCCGGTTCCGGCTCCGCGCCGGCGTCTTCTTCTGCCCCCGTGTCCGAGCTCCGGAGCCAGGCGGCGGCGCTGATTGCGTCTCCCGGGAAACGGGCTCTCCCTCCCGGGCTCGCCGGGGCCCAGTCGGACTCTGGAGCTACCTCGGAGGAAGAGTGCACCAACAGCTACTTGACACTCTGCAACGAGTACGAACAAGACAAAGTCGAACCAGACGCGCtggaggaggatggggaggaggagaggagcgaacAGGAAGTGCCCTCGCTTGAGGCGCCCGCCGCTACGACCACCGCCTCCTCGCGCAGCCGCTCGCTGCTCAGCAACGACAGCCTCTCGTCGCCCGTCAGCTCCCAGGAGCTCGGCTTTTTCACCGAGGCGTCCGACAGAAGCGGCCACGCCCCCGACCACGGCGAGGTGTTCAGCCCTCTGCCGTCCCCCGCCGCGCCCCTGTCTTTGTCTCAGTCCAAGCACACGCCGATGGAGTTTTTCCGGATCGACAGCAAAGACAGTGCAAGCGAGGTGACCTGTCCGGACCCGGGGGAGCAGCGCCCCTCTCACAAGCCGGTTTCCCTCCTTTCTACGTCCGACCTGGGCTCGGACGTCACCGAGGGTCCTCCGGAGCGGGCGCGAGACGGCGCGGGCCACAGCGCCGAGCTTTGGGGGTTGGACTGCAGCGACAAAGGCTCCAATGAGTCGGTGCCGGTCATCTCGTTTAAAGAGGCAGCAGCGGAGGACGAGGGTCACCCGCCAGACCTTCTGGTCAACCTGCCCGCGGTGGGGGGGACTGTGGACTCTTCAAAAGAGGAAGTGGACGCCCCGGGGTTTCGCCTTGGCCCCGAGGCCGCTGCCTCGCCTAAGAAGGTCATCCAGCCCGATGTCTTACAGCTCCACAGCCAGCccgaggaggggaaggaggagcggGAGCTTTCACCTCTACGTACGACCTCTGCAAGTCGCGACACCAGTGCTGCGTCTTGCTCTCCCTTCAACTCGCTGTGGGACGACTGCGGCGCGGCCCCCGGGCCGCCGGCTCACCCTACATGCCAAAACACTCGCCTCGACCTCCCAGGAACTGACATACTAGATGGGAAAGCAGCGGTTCCTGACACAGACGGGACCCAGGCGTGCGCCGTGGCTGAGGGTTTATTCGGCCCAGAGGGTGACCCGTCGAGGGTCGTTAGTAATACAGGGGGCTGCGAATTTGACAAAGAAGTGTCGCGGCTGTTCGCGGAGCTGGACGAGCTGTCGCTGGCCGCGTCCCAGGTTCGTATCCCGGAGGCGTTCATACGCTGCTGGGCCACGGAGATGGTGACTGCCCTGGACTCTCTGCACCAAGACGGCATCTTCTGTCGAGACTTCAACCCCAACAACATCCTGCTCGACCACCAAG GTCACATTCAGCTCACCTACTTTGGCAGCTGGAATGATGTGGAGGAGTCCTGCGACAAGGAGGCCATCGCCAATATGTACTGTGCACCAG
- the LOC119194541 gene encoding DBH-like monooxygenase protein 2 homolog: MYSLLPLLCLCSAWTKASGASDPNFPFMDYLDSKNLVCLKWGFDNPQGNITFKLAINTTGWVGLGFNSDGEMTGSDIVMGGVGASESYFRDYYATGNKRPLVDNQQSYTLLSLEETAGQTIMTFQRPVQLCNDEDFYITAEPLTLIYAYGTTDDLGYHGGLRGAKKVNLLNHVTRATVTNINYLSATMDNIIVPANRTYYHCKIMKFQNLDLTTPYHIYQIEPVIKNPDLVHHILLYRCPSYVTEPYDRPCYMGDVGDTCFGVVAAWGVGGGVFELPEDVGIPIGGADSNTLYRLEIHYNNPNIVAGRSDSSGLRLHYTLLPRKYDAGILTTGMLPHSTLNYNIPPKAPQFHTYGVCNTSLFSQFLNPVPDLQVFAVMLHTHLAGRKIRVGHYRNGEQIDFLALNENYNFELQETLSLGNIKTIKQGDEIMVECTYSTTDRTGVTRMGLSTTDEMCLAFLLYYPAINITTCVSHPNTSMSKDQDTIAAQESFLKDLPQIQYASDENYHFSVDQSGMVRALMETRNVTCPKVNSASRLGTSWIMSSTGILLLMLWITVI; encoded by the exons ATGTActctctgctccctctcctctgcctgtgCTCGGCCTGGACGAAAGCCTCGGGGGCGTCGGACCCCAACTTTCCCTTCATGGACTACCTGGACTCAAAGAATTTGGTGTGCCTGAAGTGGGGCTTTGACAACCCGCAAGGAAACATAACATTCAAGCTGGCGATCAACACGACCGGCTGGGTGGGCTTGGGCTTCAATTCGGATGGAGAAATGACAGGGTCAGACATCGTCATGGGGGGAGTTGGAGCCAGTGAAAGCTACTTCCGA GACTACTACGCCACGGGGAACAAGAGGCCATTGGTGGACAACCAGCAGAGCTACACTCTcctgtctctggaggagacggCGGGTCAAACCATCATGACCTTTCAGAGGCCCGTTCAGTTGTGTAATGACGAGGATTTCTATATCACT GCTGAGCCCCTTACACTGATCTACGCTTATGGAACAACAGATGACCTTGGTTACCATGGGGGCCTGAGAGGCGCCAAGAAAGTCAACCTGCTTAACCATGTGACCAGGGCAACCGTAACCAACATCAACTATCTCAGCGCCACTATGGATAAT ATCATTGTCCCTGCAAATCGTACCTACTACCACTGCAAGATCATGAAGTTTCAAAACTTAGATCTGACGACACCATATCACATATATCAG ATTGAGCCAGTGATTAAGAACCCCGACCTTGTGCACCACATCCTGCTCTACCGCTGCCCCTCGTACGTGACGGAGCCCTATGACAGGCCGTGCTACATGGGCGACGTGGGCGACACCTGCTTCGGGGTGGTGGCTGCGTGGGGcgtgggaggaggg GTATTTGAGCTTCCAGAAGATGTGGGTATTCCAATTGGAGGTGCAGACAGCAATACATTGTATAGGCTGGAAATCCACTACAACAATCCAAACATTGTTGCAG GTCGGAGCGACAGCTCAGGGCTGAGGCTTCACTATACACTCCTACCAAGGAAGTATGACGCGGGCATCCTCACCACTGGCATGCTGCCACATAGCACTCTGAACTACAACATTCCTCCAAAAGCCCCTCAATTCCACACCTACGGCGTGTGCAACACAAGTCTCTTTTCTCAG TTCCTGAATCCTGTGCCCGACCTGCAAGTGTTTGCTGTGATGCTGCACACTCACTTGGCCGGGAGGAAAATCAGAGTGGGCCATTACAG AAACGGAGAGCAGATAGACTTCTTGGCCTTGAACGAAAACTACAACTTTGAGCTACAGGAGACCCTAAGTTTGGGAAACATCAAGACCATCAAGCAG GGTGATGAGATTATGGTGGAATGCACCTACAGTACTACCGATCGCACCGGCGTCACCAGG ATGGGGTTGTCAACTACTGATGAGATGTGCCTGGCCTTCCTGCTCTACTACCCTGCAATCAATATCACCACCTGTGTTAGCCACCCAAACACAAG CATGTCTAAGGACCAGGATACAATTGCTGCACAGGAGAGTTTTCTGAAGGATCTTCCACAAATTCAATATGCCTCTGATGAGAAC TACCACTTCTCAGTTGACCAAAGCGGCATGGTCAGAGCCTTGATGGAAACACGGAATGTCACCTGTCCAAAGGTCAATTCAGCAAGCAGACTTGGCACTTCCTGGATTATGAGTTCAACAGGAATCCTACTTTTGATGCTCTGGATTACAGTAATATAA